The following proteins are co-located in the Streptococcus downei MFe28 genome:
- a CDS encoding GNAT family N-acetyltransferase, with protein MEIVDGKDYIDQIKDLIIQYTKWLGRDLSFQNLDEELKDPAHKYTAPEGELLAAVDNGKVVGMVAYHRHTNERCEMKRLYVLPEKRGTHMGDKLVEEILQHAKNAGYKEMVLDTITPLQAAIHLYKKHGFAECEPYYHNPMDDVVYMRKEL; from the coding sequence ATGGAAATAGTAGACGGAAAAGATTATATAGACCAGATAAAGGATCTGATTATTCAATATACAAAATGGCTGGGTAGAGATCTGTCATTTCAGAATCTTGATGAAGAATTGAAAGATCCGGCTCATAAGTATACGGCTCCGGAAGGAGAATTGCTTGCTGCAGTTGATAATGGAAAAGTTGTAGGTATGGTTGCATATCACAGGCATACCAATGAAAGATGCGAAATGAAGCGGTTGTATGTCCTGCCGGAGAAAAGAGGCACACACATGGGAGACAAGCTGGTAGAAGAAATCCTGCAACATGCAAAGAATGCGGGCTATAAAGAAATGGTGCTTGATACGATCACACCTTTACAGGCGGCGATTCATCTGTATAAAAAACATGGATTTGCTGAATGTGAGCCTTACTACCATAATCCTATGGATGACGTAGTTTATATGAGAAAAGAATTATAG
- a CDS encoding ClbS/DfsB family four-helix bundle protein: MFLGKPLQRSPIPRTKNDLITAAKENYENLNLLISKMTEEALSTPFDFSRDENKKEVHWKRDKNLRDVLIHLYEWHQLILNWVPSNQKGEAKPFLPEPYNWKTYGEMNVEFWKKHQNTSLENATKIFHKSHSDVLQLAETFTNEEFFSKGVYKWVGGSTLGSYFVSATASHYDWAMKKLKAHQKNCQST, encoded by the coding sequence TTGTTTCTCGGCAAGCCGCTTCAAAGGTCTCCCATACCAAGGACAAAAAATGATTTAATAACTGCTGCCAAAGAAAACTATGAAAACTTAAATTTACTTATTTCAAAGATGACAGAGGAAGCCTTAAGTACGCCGTTTGATTTTTCAAGAGATGAAAATAAGAAGGAAGTCCACTGGAAAAGAGATAAGAATTTAAGAGATGTTTTAATCCATCTCTATGAATGGCATCAGCTTATTTTGAATTGGGTACCTTCCAATCAAAAGGGAGAAGCAAAACCATTTTTGCCTGAACCATATAACTGGAAAACTTATGGAGAGATGAATGTGGAGTTTTGGAAGAAACATCAAAATACTTCTCTTGAAAATGCAACTAAAATATTTCATAAATCCCATAGCGATGTTTTACAGTTGGCTGAAACCTTTACAAACGAAGAATTTTTTTCAAAAGGTGTATATAAATGGGTTGGAGGGAGTACGCTGGGTTCCTATTTTGTGAGTGCGACTGCAAGTCATTATGATTGGGCAATGAAAAAGTTAAAGGCTCATCAGAAAAACTGTCAGTCCACATAA
- a CDS encoding arginase family protein translates to MSKTVRLIYPDYQSRGLDTYYLGSKLMSCIIPKNAEQETLTVQIDPPGTKEYEVTDGIYARETVETNIIQGGKLLEDAAPDRVITIGGNCLVSQAPFDYLHGKYDNVGIIWIDAHPDVSTPADGYPYAHAMVLGNLLGGGDEKLSGLMKSPKFKP, encoded by the coding sequence ATGAGTAAAACAGTAAGACTGATTTACCCGGACTATCAGTCGAGAGGACTTGATACTTATTATCTCGGATCGAAATTGATGAGCTGCATCATCCCGAAAAATGCAGAGCAGGAAACTCTAACGGTTCAGATTGATCCTCCCGGAACGAAGGAATATGAAGTGACAGATGGCATCTACGCCAGAGAGACTGTGGAGACAAATATCATACAGGGCGGGAAGCTGCTCGAAGATGCAGCTCCGGACAGAGTCATCACCATCGGTGGCAATTGTCTTGTATCACAGGCACCGTTCGACTATCTACATGGCAAATATGATAATGTCGGTATTATTTGGATTGATGCGCATCCGGATGTTTCAACACCGGCAGACGGCTACCCATACGCACATGCGATGGTGCTCGGTAATCTGCTGGGCGGCGGGGATGAAAAACTGTCCGGACTGATGAAGAGTCCGAAGTTCAAACCATAG
- a CDS encoding LCP family protein has translation MANHNLTHHEELRYNYLMRNYSYLSPKEQEEFNYLQAKVEAFNQAQRNRSPYYNQDSSSYQETDDAPSWSQDYYPDEDYSYDNPDYEDADEEDGRQYTAQGLPLYNDGRSAYQSRRSRKRAEKEAQAVAQNLEPKEARPKKPKRKRRWVKRTLLALLALMLVVAAGMGYKFYKGISAVNGANSKYKPAIKEKFNGEDTEDGTNILILGSDKRVTQGSTDARTDSIMVVNVGNSDHKVKMVSFMRDTLINIDGVSADSYSQDQKLNTAFNLGEQDGNQGAEYMRQALKDNFGLKIKYYVMLDFETFAEAVDTLFPSGVEINAKFATVDGQEVDQVDVPDDLNAKDGVTPQQTIKVGKQKMDGRTLLNYARFRHDDEGDFGRTKRQQQVMKTIISQVKNPTKLFTGSEAIGKVFALTSTNMPYSFLLSNGVSVLSDASKGIQQKTMPENGDWVDDFDMYGGSGLSIDFDHYRSQLKKMGMR, from the coding sequence ATGGCAAATCACAATTTGACGCATCACGAAGAGCTACGCTACAACTATTTGATGCGCAATTACTCCTACCTGTCGCCTAAGGAGCAGGAAGAGTTCAATTATTTACAGGCCAAGGTTGAGGCCTTCAACCAAGCCCAGCGCAATAGAAGTCCCTATTATAATCAAGATAGCTCTAGCTATCAGGAAACTGACGATGCCCCGTCCTGGTCTCAGGATTATTATCCAGATGAAGACTATAGCTATGATAATCCAGATTATGAAGACGCTGATGAGGAAGATGGCAGGCAATATACGGCTCAAGGGTTGCCACTTTATAATGACGGACGGTCTGCCTATCAGAGCCGACGCTCGAGGAAGCGTGCTGAAAAAGAAGCTCAAGCAGTCGCTCAAAATCTTGAGCCCAAAGAGGCGAGGCCCAAGAAGCCCAAGCGTAAACGTCGTTGGGTTAAAAGAACACTTCTAGCACTCCTCGCCTTAATGCTAGTCGTAGCAGCTGGTATGGGTTATAAGTTCTATAAGGGTATTTCAGCCGTCAATGGGGCAAATAGCAAGTATAAGCCCGCCATTAAGGAAAAATTTAATGGGGAAGATACGGAAGATGGCACTAACATCTTGATTTTGGGGAGCGATAAGCGGGTCACGCAAGGCTCTACTGATGCTAGAACCGACTCCATCATGGTGGTCAATGTAGGCAACAGTGATCATAAGGTCAAAATGGTCAGCTTCATGCGAGACACTCTGATTAATATTGATGGGGTTAGTGCGGATAGTTATTCTCAGGACCAAAAGCTCAATACGGCCTTTAATCTAGGGGAACAGGATGGAAATCAGGGAGCCGAGTATATGCGGCAGGCTCTGAAAGATAATTTCGGTCTCAAGATTAAATACTATGTCATGCTGGACTTTGAAACCTTTGCGGAAGCGGTAGACACGCTTTTCCCAAGTGGGGTTGAAATTAATGCCAAGTTTGCGACCGTTGATGGCCAAGAGGTGGATCAGGTTGATGTGCCAGATGACCTCAATGCTAAAGATGGAGTGACTCCGCAACAGACCATCAAGGTTGGAAAACAAAAGATGGATGGCCGAACGCTTCTTAATTATGCGCGTTTTCGTCACGATGATGAGGGCGACTTTGGCCGAACCAAGCGGCAACAACAGGTCATGAAGACCATCATCAGTCAGGTCAAGAATCCGACCAAGCTCTTTACTGGCTCAGAAGCCATCGGCAAGGTCTTTGCCTTGACTTCAACCAATATGCCCTACAGTTTCCTTCTGTCAAACGGAGTCTCTGTTCTATCAGATGCCTCTAAGGGGATTCAGCAAAAGACCATGCCAGAAAATGGTGACTGGGTTGACGATTTTGATATGTATGGTGGTTCTGGTCTCTCCATCGACTTTGACCATTATCGCTCCCAACTGAAAAAGATGGGTATGCGGTGA
- the rlmD gene encoding 23S rRNA (uracil(1939)-C(5))-methyltransferase RlmD, translating to MLNKNDVIDVEILDLSHQGQGVAKVDGLVFFVDNALPGEKIRMRVLKVKKKIGYGKVKDYLEVSPDRVTDLDASYLRTGIADFGHFSYEKQLEFKRKQVVNNLSKIAGLTNIEVLPTIGMDHPYAYRNKAQVPVRRVNGQLETGFFRKNSHDLVPIEDFYIQDKEIDKLIIFVRDLLRRFDLKPYDEKEQTGLIRNLVVRRGHYTGETMLVLVTTRPKIFRIEQIIQQITQAFPEVVSIIQNINDKNTNVVFGPEFRTLYGKDTISDSLLGKTYRISAQSFYQVNTLMAEKLYQTAIDFSNLTAEAVVIDAYSGIGTIGLSLAQEVKQVYGVEVVEKAVEDAMENARANGVSNADYVCAPAEKAMVAWSKAGIKPSAVLVDPPRKGLTESFIKASAAMQPKKITYISCNPATMARDIKLYEELGFKLTKVQPVDLFPQTHHVETVVLMSRRDT from the coding sequence ATGCTAAATAAAAATGATGTGATTGACGTTGAAATCCTTGATTTAAGCCACCAGGGTCAGGGGGTTGCCAAAGTAGACGGTCTGGTTTTCTTTGTCGATAATGCCCTACCAGGTGAGAAAATTCGCATGCGGGTTCTTAAGGTTAAAAAGAAAATTGGCTATGGTAAGGTTAAAGATTATTTGGAGGTCTCACCAGACCGAGTGACGGATTTAGATGCTAGTTACCTGAGAACTGGGATTGCTGATTTTGGTCACTTTAGTTACGAAAAACAGTTGGAATTCAAGCGGAAGCAGGTGGTCAATAATCTGAGCAAGATCGCTGGTCTTACAAATATTGAGGTTCTGCCTACTATTGGAATGGATCACCCCTACGCCTATCGTAATAAGGCCCAGGTCCCTGTTCGTCGTGTCAATGGACAGCTGGAAACCGGCTTCTTCCGTAAAAATTCCCACGACCTAGTACCGATTGAGGATTTTTATATTCAGGACAAGGAGATTGATAAGCTCATCATATTTGTGCGTGATCTCCTGCGACGCTTTGACCTCAAACCCTATGATGAGAAGGAACAAACGGGCCTCATTCGCAATTTGGTGGTCCGTCGGGGGCACTATACTGGTGAAACTATGCTGGTCCTAGTAACCACACGACCAAAGATTTTCCGCATTGAGCAGATCATTCAGCAAATCACTCAGGCCTTCCCAGAAGTCGTTTCCATCATACAAAATATCAATGACAAAAATACCAATGTCGTCTTCGGGCCAGAATTTCGCACCCTCTACGGCAAGGATACCATTAGCGATAGCCTCCTAGGCAAGACCTACAGGATTTCTGCCCAATCCTTCTATCAGGTCAATACCCTCATGGCTGAGAAGCTCTATCAAACAGCCATTGATTTCTCAAATTTAACTGCAGAGGCTGTGGTTATCGACGCCTACTCAGGTATTGGAACCATCGGTCTATCTTTAGCTCAAGAGGTCAAGCAGGTTTATGGGGTTGAAGTGGTGGAAAAGGCCGTCGAGGATGCCATGGAAAATGCTAGAGCTAACGGGGTCAGCAATGCTGACTATGTCTGTGCTCCTGCCGAGAAAGCCATGGTAGCTTGGAGCAAGGCAGGTATTAAACCTAGTGCTGTCCTAGTTGACCCGCCGAGAAAAGGTTTGACTGAAAGTTTCATCAAGGCTAGCGCCGCCATGCAGCCCAAGAAAATCACCTACATCTCTTGTAACCCAGCAACCATGGCGCGTGACATCAAGCTATATGAAGAATTGGGCTTCAAACTGACAAAGGTGCAGCCGGTTGATTTGTTTCCACAAACGCACCACGTCGAGACCGTAGTATTGATGTCAAGGAGAGACACATGA